Proteins found in one Triticum aestivum cultivar Chinese Spring chromosome 4D, IWGSC CS RefSeq v2.1, whole genome shotgun sequence genomic segment:
- the LOC123097957 gene encoding cytosolic enolase 3 isoform X2 — translation MSVQEYLEKHLLPRKIEEAVNAAVRAKAADPVLFISTHMRRAAPAVITRVCARQILDSRGAPAVEVDLHTNKAVHRASAAGPGAPEGAAVDATRDVEKRRLLAKAVADSVRLINGKVSEALVGMDPQQQAQIDQAIMDLDKAHHRTEVGANAMLAVSIAACKAGAAEKEVPLYKHIADLVGKSATTLPVPAITVINGGTHAGNNLPIQEIMILPIGAKNFEEAMQMGSETYHHLKDIIWEKYGSDSCNIGDDGGFAPNISSITEGLDLVIAAIDRAGYNGRIKLAIDAAATDFCVGKKYDLEFKSAKKSGQNFKTGDDMIEIYSQLCSEYPLVSIEQPFDKDDWEHSKKFTTLELCQVVGDDLLMSDPERIKRAVNEYTCDALTLKASQVGTVTEAIEAVKQAKDAHWGVMVSHRSGDTDDSFIADLAVGAAAGQIKAGAPCRGECLTKYNQLLRIEEEFGSEGVYAGENWRTTAS, via the exons ATGTCGGTGCAGGAGTACCTAGAGAAGCACCTGCTCCCGCGCAAGATCGAGGAGGCCGTGAACGCGGCCGTCCGCGCCAAGGCCGCCGACCCGGTGCTCTTCATCTCCACCCACatgcggcgggcggcgccggccgTGATCACGCGGGTGTGCGCGCGGCAGATCCTGGACAGCCGCGGCGCCCCCGCGGTGGAGGTCGACCTGCACACCAACAAGGCCGTGCACCGCGCGTCCGCGGCCGGGCCTGGCGCCCCCGAGGGCGCCGCGGTCGACGCCACGAGGGACGTCGAGAAGCGGAGGCTCCTCGCCAAGGCGGTCGCCGACTCGGTGCGGCTGATCAACGGCAAGGTGTCGGAGGCGCTCGTGGGGATGGATCCGCAGCAGCAGGCGCAGATCGACCAGGCCATCATGGACTTGGACAAGGCACACCACAGG ACTGAGGTTGGAGCGAATGCTATGCTGGCCGTTTCAATTGCAGCTTGTAAAGCTGGTGCTGCTGAGAAAGAG GTTCCGCTGTACAAGCATAtagcagatcttgttggtaaaagCGCAACAACGCTTCCCGTCCCAGCAATTACAGTCATTAATGGTGGAACCCATGCTGGAAATAATCTTCCCATTCAA GAAATTATGATCCTTCCAATCGGTGCCAAAAACTTTGAAGAAGCAATGCAGATGGGTTCAGAGACATATCATCATCTGAAG GATATTATATGGGAGAAGTATGGTTCAGACAGTTGCAACATTGGCGATGATGGTGGATTTGCTCCTAATATTTCCAG TATAACCGAAGGCCTGGATCTTGTCATTGCGGCAATAGATAGAGCTGGATATAATGGAAGGATCAAATTAGCAATTGATGCTGCTGCTACTGATTTTTGCGTAG GAAAGAAATATGACCTGGAGTTCAAGTCTGCAAAGAAATCAGGGCAAAATTTCAAAACTGGGGACGATATGATTGAGATTTATAGTCAACTATGTTCAG AATACCCACTTGTCTCCATTGAACAGCCCTTTGACAAAGATGACTGGGAGCACTCGAAAAAGTTTACCACCCTAGAGCTATGTCAG GTTGTGGGAGACGACTTACTGATGTCAGATCCTGAACGCATTAAGCGGGCAGTAAATGAATATACTTGCGACGCTCTTACTCTCAAG GCAAGTCAAGTGGGCACTGTCACTGAGGCCATAGAGGCTGTGAAACAGGCAAAGGATGCTCATTGGGGTGTGATGGTGTCACATAGGTCTGGGGACACAGATGATTCTTTCATCGCCGACCTGGCTGTCGGTGCAGCAGCTGGACAGATCAAAGCCGGTGCCCCCTGCCGTGGAGAGTGCCTCACGAAATACAATCAG CTTCTAAGAATAGAGGAAGAATTTGGAAGCGAAGGGGTTTACGCTGGCGAAAATTGGAGAACTACCGCGAGCTGA
- the LOC123097957 gene encoding cytosolic enolase 3 isoform X1: protein MSVQEYLEKHLLPRKIEEAVNAAVRAKAADPVLFISTHMRRAAPAVITRVCARQILDSRGAPAVEVDLHTNKAVHRASAAGPGAPEGAAVDATRDVEKRRLLAKAVADSVRLINGKVSEALVGMDPQQQAQIDQAIMDLDKAHHRTEVGANAMLAVSIAACKAGAAEKEVPLYKHIADLVGKSATTLPVPAITVINGGTHAGNNLPIQEIMILPIGAKNFEEAMQMGSETYHHLKDIIWEKYGSDSCNIGDDGGFAPNISSITEGLDLVIAAIDRAGYNGRIKLAIDAAATDFCVGKKYDLEFKSAKKSGQNFKTGDDMIEIYSQLCSEYPLVSIEQPFDKDDWEHSKKFTTLELCQVPIVLFIFYLLSGAHAIMHLQVVGDDLLMSDPERIKRAVNEYTCDALTLKASQVGTVTEAIEAVKQAKDAHWGVMVSHRSGDTDDSFIADLAVGAAAGQIKAGAPCRGECLTKYNQLLRIEEEFGSEGVYAGENWRTTAS, encoded by the exons ATGTCGGTGCAGGAGTACCTAGAGAAGCACCTGCTCCCGCGCAAGATCGAGGAGGCCGTGAACGCGGCCGTCCGCGCCAAGGCCGCCGACCCGGTGCTCTTCATCTCCACCCACatgcggcgggcggcgccggccgTGATCACGCGGGTGTGCGCGCGGCAGATCCTGGACAGCCGCGGCGCCCCCGCGGTGGAGGTCGACCTGCACACCAACAAGGCCGTGCACCGCGCGTCCGCGGCCGGGCCTGGCGCCCCCGAGGGCGCCGCGGTCGACGCCACGAGGGACGTCGAGAAGCGGAGGCTCCTCGCCAAGGCGGTCGCCGACTCGGTGCGGCTGATCAACGGCAAGGTGTCGGAGGCGCTCGTGGGGATGGATCCGCAGCAGCAGGCGCAGATCGACCAGGCCATCATGGACTTGGACAAGGCACACCACAGG ACTGAGGTTGGAGCGAATGCTATGCTGGCCGTTTCAATTGCAGCTTGTAAAGCTGGTGCTGCTGAGAAAGAG GTTCCGCTGTACAAGCATAtagcagatcttgttggtaaaagCGCAACAACGCTTCCCGTCCCAGCAATTACAGTCATTAATGGTGGAACCCATGCTGGAAATAATCTTCCCATTCAA GAAATTATGATCCTTCCAATCGGTGCCAAAAACTTTGAAGAAGCAATGCAGATGGGTTCAGAGACATATCATCATCTGAAG GATATTATATGGGAGAAGTATGGTTCAGACAGTTGCAACATTGGCGATGATGGTGGATTTGCTCCTAATATTTCCAG TATAACCGAAGGCCTGGATCTTGTCATTGCGGCAATAGATAGAGCTGGATATAATGGAAGGATCAAATTAGCAATTGATGCTGCTGCTACTGATTTTTGCGTAG GAAAGAAATATGACCTGGAGTTCAAGTCTGCAAAGAAATCAGGGCAAAATTTCAAAACTGGGGACGATATGATTGAGATTTATAGTCAACTATGTTCAG AATACCCACTTGTCTCCATTGAACAGCCCTTTGACAAAGATGACTGGGAGCACTCGAAAAAGTTTACCACCCTAGAGCTATGTCAGGTACCTATTGtgctttttattttctatttactGTCAGGAGCTCATGCCATAATGCATTTGCAGGTTGTGGGAGACGACTTACTGATGTCAGATCCTGAACGCATTAAGCGGGCAGTAAATGAATATACTTGCGACGCTCTTACTCTCAAG GCAAGTCAAGTGGGCACTGTCACTGAGGCCATAGAGGCTGTGAAACAGGCAAAGGATGCTCATTGGGGTGTGATGGTGTCACATAGGTCTGGGGACACAGATGATTCTTTCATCGCCGACCTGGCTGTCGGTGCAGCAGCTGGACAGATCAAAGCCGGTGCCCCCTGCCGTGGAGAGTGCCTCACGAAATACAATCAG CTTCTAAGAATAGAGGAAGAATTTGGAAGCGAAGGGGTTTACGCTGGCGAAAATTGGAGAACTACCGCGAGCTGA